DNA sequence from the Amphiprion ocellaris isolate individual 3 ecotype Okinawa chromosome 17, ASM2253959v1, whole genome shotgun sequence genome:
AATCTGGTTAAAATCCCacacattttacagtaataCTTCACTGCAAGTACAGCAGCACTCTGGTAGTACATAGATACACACATATATTCAcaagaaaagacattaaaatgtgataaaGCTGTTGGATGTATTGGAGGTACCGAGTTGTTTCTTCCTTCAGCTTCGTCGGATCTTCAACATAAAACTTGACTCCGAAGTAGAAAATGTACGGAGGCCCGACTGGGACAAAACGCAGACAGAGAAACAATTAATGCAAGTTAAAAATCATAATTATTAACCCAAACTCTTATTATTATCAATGAAATCACAGTAAAGATTGAGTTGTGATGAACGCTGAGACTCACGGAGGAGTCGATGCTGTGACAgagttctggaatgatccaaCCAAAGCTGAAAGACACGAAGAACCAAAGCAGCATCAAGATCTCATCTTCTGGTTCCCCCAGGCTGAAGGACAACCGAGCTCAAAAAGTTTACCTTTCAGACCAGTTTAAAGACTCGAGTTAACTGGAGCCACTTTAAATGAGTTAAATCAGCTGTGTCAAACATATGGACAGAGGGTCCAATTCgtccctccagagggtccaatccgtcCCCCTCGAAGTTTCAATCCATCACCCTAGAGGGTCCAATTCGTCCCCCTAGaaggtccaatctggccctccagagggtccaatctgtcCCCCTAGAAGTTCCAATCCATCCCATTAGAGGGTTCAATCCGTCCCCCTAGaaggtccaatctggccctgcagagggtccaatctgtccccctagagggtccaatctgtccccctagagggtccaatctgtcCTCCTAGcaggtccaatccggcccccGGGACGAcattgcaaagtgtaaaaatgtaaaactgtaaatattgaaTAATTTGTAGACCttcacaagttgttttgatcataaagtaaaatgctccaccgatcagccacaacactaagaccactgacaggtggagTGAATACCATTGATCATGTTGGTTCTATGAGGTGTTCTGCTGAAGAACCTTGGATTCTGGTGtctgtgttgatgagacttagacaccacctgagaggtcctctgatccagaccccataggacaccctgagaggtcctctggtcccagaccccataggacaccctgagaggtcctctggtcccagaccccataggacaccctgagtgagaggtcctctgatccagaccccataggaaaccctgagaggtcctcatGTCTGGACCCAGTGGTTCAgaacatttttgaccacataaggGGACCTACACAGTGTTagggtggttttaatgttgtggctgatcggtgtttATGGTTCGGctccagatacctgagactaaatgttttgttcctctgAAGATACTCTGATCTGGAAATTCTAATGATAAACAATCAACTGAAGCTTAattttgttgaaactgaactttttaaaaaatatttttcttaggaaatttcaggttgttcatgatgtttttaaaaaagatagtttattaaacgtgaacattttcagaatgtgtgtttttacactgaaacaaagggaaacatttggtTATTTATGGGTTACTTATGGGTTATTTATGGGCTATTTATGGGTTATTTATGGGCTATTTATTGgctatttattggttatttattgattatttattgattatttatgGGTTATTTATGGGCTATTTATTGgctatttattggttatttattgattatttattgattactTATGGGTTATTTATGGGCTATTTATGGGTTATTTATGGGCTATTTATGGGTTATTTATGGGCTATTTATTGgctatttattggttatttattgattatttatgggttatttattggttatttattggttatttatGGGTTATTTATGGGTTATTTATGGgctatttattggttatttatGGGTTATTTATGGgctatttattggttatttatGGGTTATTTATGGATTATTTATGGgctatttattggttatttattggttatttattggttatttattggttatttattggttatttattggttatttgtGGCTTATTATACTGaggttttactggtcactggaggtCAGAtcgggctgaatgtggaacctgaactaagatgagtttgagaTAAATGAAGGAACGAAGAGCTGAAGGTGCAAAACCAGAACATGAGTAgatttcccagcatgcattggTGGAGAGCTAAACCTCCACAGAGACTCTTGTTCTGTAGTTTGAGAAAACAGATGTGAtggaaataattatttatttaatctgtcaactaaatacatattttaaaggatttttcTGTTCATAATAATGTCAATAATTCTAAGTGGAACAAGAAGAACAACTGAAATTTACTGTTTGGTGACAGAACTGAGCTAAGCTAatctaagctaagctaacagctttGATTCTCCTCAAATCAACAGTTTTCAGTGctgaaaattaatttttaaggaaaataaacttgaatttttttctttattcaatCGTAAAttggaaaactgtttgttttgtaattcttcccaaagaaaactgcagattaatttaattaaacgTTTAAAGCTAAAGCAGTAgaaaacctcttttttttttttttttttttactgaaattaaagcagcagcttaaaggaaaaatgtgatttcaggTTGATAGAATCCATTTAGGTAAAGAAGCTTCAACCAGACAGGAAGACAAACTGATCAGCAGCTCGAACTTCTAAAGGGTTAAATGAAGAACAAACTCTGGTTCAGCTGAACTTCATCTTGctctttaacccttgtgtcgtcttGAGGGtcaaaacccaaaaaaactcaaacacctGATAACTATAGTAGAACTGTTCAGAGGAGTGGctctttatataataatcatttcattttgtttaaccctcgtgtcgtcctgtgggtaaaatcgacccgttttaaagtttgaaaatgtggaaaaaatctattttcacggtgaaacttctgatgtccacattttcaacatttttgggaaatttttgaacattttttggtggaaaaaagaaatgttaaaaatgtttcttaagaacattcacagaaaaatcaaccaaaatccagcgaatttcactggattttggttgttttttttgtgaatgttcttaaagaaaatattagttttactgatatatatggaatcactttagatatttttaggatttttttggaagacttttgcaattttttttgaaaatatttacaagaattttcttgccaaatttggggatgttttttttaaaaaaaaatttttaagggaaacttttaaggaaatattggaattttcttcctgaaggttttgcaaattttctgaaattttttggggtgaatttttggatttttttcatcaaggaaacaatattttttggtggccataaatgaagacaacaggagggttaatggaaCAGAACAGTCACAggaaatcatttaacatttttcactttaaaataataattttacttccatataacagcaaatatcgataaaataattagatttttactgattcaaatacagtaaaagtcaAACTGTAAACATTTCTACAGTTTCTTCAGTAAATTCAAGcatttttctggttattttctGTGAAAGTAGCAGGAAACGGTTGAACATTTCCACATCAGAACTCTTGTTCTAAACATTTCTTTGGTCCAGAGTTTTCCTGGATGTCCTGACAGACTCTGAGGGTTCATGTTTACAGGTTTAAAGATCGTCCTGCAGCTTTCTGTGAACTCCGTCTGACCTGCTGCATCCTGGGAAATGAAGGCGACACTTTCCTCctcacctgctgctgcagatCCACGTTGtcctcgtcttcttcttctccgtCTTCTGTTtcgtctctcctctctcttcttcttttcttttgtttctgttgtgttgttgctgtgttgcCATGGGGACCACCTCTtcacccctccctccctccctccctccctcctctgaacttcctgttttgtttttcttttctttcacagtaaaactacatttttacttgtttttttcgTTACAATGAAACTGAGGCTGAGGTTCTCCAGTTTAAAGTCGTGGTTCTCCAGTTTAAAGTCGGAGTTCTCCCGTGTAAAGTCATGGTTCTCCCAGTTTAAAGTCGTGGTTCTCCTGTTTAAAGTCGTGGTTCTCCAACTTGAAGTCGTGGTTCTCCTGTTTAAAGTCATGGTTCTCCCAGTTTAAAGTCGTGGTTCTCCCAGTTTAAAGTCGTGGTTCTCCAGTTTAAAGTCGGAGTTCTCCCGTGTAAAGTCATGGTTCTCCCAGTTTAAAGTCGTGGTTCTCCTGTTTAAAGTCGTGGTTCTCCAATTTGAAGTCGTGGTTCTCCTGTTTAAAGTCATGGTTCTCCCAGTTTAAAGTCGTGGTTCTCCCAGTTTAAAGTCGTGGTTCTCCAGTTTGAAGTCGTGGTTCTCCTGTTTGAAGTCGTGGTTCTCCCAGTTTAAAGTCGTGGTTCTCCCAGTTTAAAGTCGTGGTTCTCCCAGTTTGAAGTCGTGGTTCTCCAGTTTGAAGTCGTGGTTCTCCAGTTTGAAGTCGTGGTTCTCCTGTTTAAAGTTGTGGTTCTCCTGTTTAGAGTCGTGGTTCTCCTGTTTAAAGTCGTGGTTCTCCCAGTTTCAAGTCGTGGTTCTCCTGTTTAAAGTCATGGTTCTCCCAGTTTCAAGTCGTGGTTCTCCCAGTTTAAAGTCGTGGTTCTCCCAGTTTCAAGTCGTGGTTCTCCCAGTTTAAAGTCGTGGTTCTCCTGTTTAAAGTCGTGGTTCTCCAGTTTCAAGTCGAGTCATCTGTGAACATGATCCAGCCGTTGAACCAAATCGATGAATAAAGCTGATCAATAATAAATTCAGCTGcagttttgtaaaatgtttgtttctattttattcggttttgtttgttttgattttgtcatAAACAGGGATGACATCATGCCTTCAGGTGTGTCCTGATAGGCTGAGATTCTACAGCATAAAAACAAGCAGGATGATGGAGAACGTTTCAGAAACagagttttatttcagtttcatcttTCAGTTTATCAAAATGTTGATAGAAAACATCTGAGATGACttaaacatttacataccacagatcaaaaatcaataaacagatcaataaccaataaacagatcaataaccaataaataaatccataatCAATGAACAGATCCATAATCAATAAATAGATCAATACTAATAAACAGAtccataattaataaataatccaTAATTATTAAACAGAGCAATAATCAACAGACAAATAATTAATGAACAGATCCATAATCAATTAATAAATCAATAACCAATAAACAGATCCATAATTAATAAacagatcaataatcaataaatagaCAAATAATTCATAAacagatcaataatcaataaatagaTCAATgatattttctcatatttttgtttcaaactgaacggatttgaataaaaacactgatttgttgaataaaatcaTCTGATATGAAATCAGTGATAAATATTTAGAACCAATCAAACAGGATGTAAATCAGTCATGTGATCAATCAGCTGATCTACTGCGTAAAGCTGCTCAGGCTCTGATTGGTCGACGCAAACTTTCCCATGAAACTCGGCACCTGCAGACCCGTCGCTACGGCGATACCACCGCACCACACCTGCAACACAGTTTTACTGCTCTTAGTACTGCAGGTACTACTGTAAGTAGTACTGCAGGTACTACTGCAAGTAGTACTGCAATACACCTAGACTACTACAATATACCCAGAGTACTGCTGTTAGTACTGCAATACAACCAATACGGTATTACTGCTCCATTCACAGTGACAtattactgtagtactgctgtagtaTTATAGTAGTATTACAGCAGTATTACTGTAGTATGTAGTATtgctgtagtagtactgtagtattactgcagtatgtAGTATtgctgtagtagtactgtagtattaCTGTAGTATTGCTGTAGTATTACCGTATACTGTAATATTGCTGGAGTATTACTGTAGTATCACTGTAGTAATGCTGTAGTATTACTGTAGTATGTAGTATTGCTGTAGTATTACTGTAGTATGTAGTATTGCTGTAGTATTACTGTATACTGTAGTATTTATTGTAGTATTACTGTAGCACTCACTGTGAAGGCAGGAACTAGCGGTTGGCTGAACTTTGTTTTGAAGGAGTGAAGAAGACGAAGCTGATCGACGTCAACAAACATTAAGtcacctgaaaacacagaaacacaacaggtGAGACTGGAGGACAGGTGAGGGAAGAGGGAAGGTGGAGGCGGTGACTCCTGCTGCTACCTGGTTGCCTGGTCACCTGGTTACCTGGTTACCTGATTACCTGCTACAGAGACTGATTTAAAGTTTGCTGTGAGGTGAGCGCAGGTGAAGCGTCACCTGACACCTGGTGAGAAATGACACCATAAAAGGACTTCCTGTGTACCGTTGTCGTAGTCGCAGTAGATTCCGATTCGCTGAGGCAGTGGCCAATCCAGTGCCTTCGCCCGGTTGTTGTGCTTTGCAGCCAGAGAGGTCTGCAGCCATTGGCTGGCGTGAAGACACCAGGAACCGGCGCCCTTCCCTAATTGGTCAAAGCGGCCCAGGCTGGCTCGATAGGCCACGCCCACACTGAAAGACTTCCAGTCAGCCAGGGGGCGGAGCTCCCAGTAATAAGAGCCTCCAATCATCTCCTGGTCACCTAGGAGATGgaagaacaataaataaataaataataacccaaaaataaataataactaaTATTTCAggactttcaaagtaaaagccaacaagcaaaatgtaaatctgaaaatgtttgataatgaaaaataaatcacaaaaacattttaaactaaaCTTCTGTATCTAATTTTATACTGATAGTAACATAAATAATACACACAAGTACTCCAACTAATACTTTAGTTCatgactttcaaaataaaaagcaacaagTACAAACTGTTTTCAATATGTAATATTATATCTGTAGCTATGATGTGATAATAAACTCATAAATATCCTGATTTCACAGACATTCCTCAGCAGTACTTCTATCAGTATGTAGTACTagtgtagtagtagtactagtgtAGTAGTAGTATTCGTGTAGTAGTACTCAGAGGGAAGTACCCAGCACTGTGTACGACTCTCCAGCGAATCGGTCGCGTCCTGCTCGGCTCACTGCCGTCTTATTGGGCGACGGCGTGGCACTCCTGCTGCTGGAACAAACAGAAACCGTGAAAGTCAGTGTGAGCCTCAGAACCAATGAGGAACGACGACGTGAAAACAGCCAATGAGGTTGAGTCAAAGTGATGATGCAGCAGAGAgatgaaagaatgaaaaaaagactgaaaacaacttttactgattaaatgatgaaaattgaattcaaaCCGAGATGTCAGAATAAAAGCGCTTCACGTTTTGTTGAATAAACAGAAGAACTACCAGAGATGATTCTACAGCTTCACTTTAACTTTGACAGGATTTTCTATAAATTCAGTATAAAGTCTTTAAACCTTTAACTGTTctataaaataaagtgtttggagaaaacagctgatttactttaaagaatgtttaaagacaaaaactaaaaacaaaaaaaatgttggttaaaaaattcaaacatggagattttattaaaaattttaaatgaaacgcTGATGTGATGTCAGCAGTGATGTCAGCAGTGATTGGCTGCATGGAGTGAGTGATGGTGGATGAGGAAAGTGATTGGCGGTTGCTCGGCAACCAGTCAGCGATGACAGTCTCTACCTGAGCGAGTCGAAGAGGACGAAGTACGGAGACTGAGGAGGGACAAAAAGGTCAAAACAGCTGAAGGTTATTATTATGGGTTGTCTAGGACCTGCACAGCAGATCCGTAGCTTCATCGCCACCAGTTGTGGAAGATATGTGAGATAAATATAGATAAAGCTCTGTGTAGATATTATAATATAAATACTGTCCATGAATAAATACACTGCAGGCCAAAGGTTTGGAAACGAGACCAGAAAAGATTCCAGCTTCagtgatttaaccctcctgttgtcctcattcacgggcaccaaaaaatactgcttccgggtctgaaaaaaatccaaaaattcagcaaaaaaattccccaaatttcagaaaatttgcaaaaccttcaggaagaaaattccaataattccttaaaagtttcccttaaaagttttatttttttaaaaaatcccccaaattgggcaagaaaattcttgtaaatattttccaaaaatttgtgaaaatcttccaaaaaaatcctaaaaatatctaaagtgattccatgtatatcagtaaaactttgaatattttctttaagaacattcacaaaaaaatcaaccaaaatccattgatttttttctgaatgttctgaagaaacatttttaacatttctttttttccaccaaaaaatgttcaaaaaattcccaaaaatgttgaaaatgtggacatcagaagtttcactgtgaaactttaaaacttcaaactttaaaacgggtcaatttgacccgcaggacgacacgagggttcaacaaaatgaaatgattattatataaagagtTACTCATCAGAACAGTTCTACTATGGTTCTCAGGTGTTTGGGTTTTTCCTGCTCAGAGTAACTTCCTCTCTAACAGCAGCATCATCCATACGATCCACTGGTTCCTCAGGTTCTTCAAGATCTCTACAGGAACTACAGACCAGATCTTCTGAAGTCTATCAATGAACTGATGACTCACTTTTCTGATTCATCGATCCAATTCCAGGGGTCTGGAGACTTAGAGCCAAACCAGCTTTGGAAGAACTCCTTCCTCTTGTTGCCTTGGTAACAGAGAGGATCAGGATCTGCTGTAAAACTTCCTGTAGATGGAACTGATGCTGGAGGATGGAGAGGTTCTGTTCATGGTACCCTTTACTTCAAACAGAACTGCTGCAGAACATCCCCACACCATGATACTACCTCCTCCATGCTTTATAATGCTTTAAGACGTCCACCAGTCTGTCTGCAGACAAAGACTCTGATTAGAACCAAACAGCTCCAACTTGTTTACGTCCGTCCAGAGAATTTGTTTCCTCATCAAAGGTCCAGTTCTTGTGCTTTTGTTCACTCAGatcttatttcttcttctttggacAAAgcggtgtttgtttttttgatacTCAACCCTTCAGACCGGCTTTTCTCAAACATCTTTCCACAGCTGTCAGAGATCTGAGTTTGACCTCATCCTGTGACTTCCTCCCTGATTTGTGGAGCTGTTTTCTCTTAGTGCTGATGAGATCTTCATCCTTAACCTTCTTCCTTCCGGACCTTTTTCTATCAGAACTCTCTTCAGGGTTTAGTGAACTCTTTTGTTGGACACCATCAGGTGTTTTACAgttcctccttctttcctcaAAGTATAAATCTTTACTCTGGTTTCTTCACAGCTGTTTCCTCTCTAGTCGTTTCTGTGGTAGTTATAGAAATAAGGACACAGTGGAGATTTACTGGGATTTCTGAGCCAAGGTGAATAACGTAAACTGATTAGTTTTTCACTTTAACACTGAAGTTGTCACTTTTATAAATCGTCTCAAACCTAAAACTAAGCCctaattttcttttgttaacatttattcagaaGTTGACTTTACCTGAAGGTAAACTGAGAAAAATAGAGCAGATCAATGACAGTAATGTCTGATCCTGCAGTAAAAACATCCCAGAATCCATAGAGTTCACGCCGGTTTCAAAGAAAGACGTTGTGAAGAGAAACTTAaagttgcttccaaacttttggcctgtgctttaaatataaatataagtgtacatatatatatatgtatatatatatatatatatatgtatatatatatatatatatgtatacacgtatatatagattttttttttaatatatatatatatatatatatatatatatatatatatatatatatatatatatatatatatatatatatatatatatatatatatatatatttaaaaaaatgtatatatacatatatatatgtacacgcatgtactgtatatatgaCTGCAGGTCACTCAGTGTGCTTCTGGTCATTCTCTGACCTGATTCATGCTGTCAACATGTCTAAAAAAGTTAAGtttgtaaataaagtttttaaaaactgatgacatcatcacctgcttttattgtctttgGCTCTGAGTCGGGGGTCGTGACCTTTGACCCCCTGAGGCTCCCAGGTCACTGAGTCGCCATGAACCTTCAGCTCAGCGTGAGCCGTTACCGCATCGAAGCCGAAGGTAAatgctgaagaagaagaagaagaaaaagtcatTGTTTTATAGGAGTGAGACCTCTCTGCCTTCCACCCATCTTCATCTGGCCTTCGTCCATTTATGTGCTCACctctggtttccatggcaacggGCTCTGAGAATTCGCCGGCGGCTGCTTTGTTTCTCGCTCGAACTCGAACGACGACAAACGGTGAATCAAACTTCAGACctgaaacatgaaataaatgattgttCAAATCAATAATCacataaattaataaatcaCTGGAAATTTATTATGACGAAATGAATTATCATCAGTTCCTCTGTTCagtgtttgtttcagtttctgtgtgaaaacattcagtaaaatcAGCCTCAGATGTTAAACATCAATCAACATGAAGCAGCTTttaacatctagacctctatgaacatctggacctctatgaacatctagacctctatgaacatctagacctccatgaacatctagacctctatgaacatctagacctctttgaacatctagacccctatgaacatctagacctctatgaacatctagactcctatgaacacctagacctctatgaacatctagacctctaagaacatctagacctctatgaacatctagacccctatgaacatctagacctctatgaacatctagacctctatgaacatctagacccctatgatgatctagacttctatgaacacctagacctctatgaacatctagaccactatgaacatctagacccctatgaacatctagacctctatgaacatctagacctctatgaacatctagacccctatgatgatctagacctctatgaacacctagacctctatgaacatccgGACCCCTATGGACATCTggacccctatgaacatctagaccccatgaagatctggacctctatgaacatctggacctctatgaacacagGAGAAGAAGACCTTacctgtgacctctgaccctcACCTGAGATAGTGACCTGTGTCTCTCTGATGTCACAGATTTTTTCCCAGCATGCCTCTCCTGCGACTCTGAGCGAGCTGCTGTGGTTCGTTTTTCGGTATTCAACTTCGTAGCGTTCTATTGGTCCGCTGCCACCGTCACTGTTGCCGTCCGCCTCACCAAGCGGTCGCCAGGCAACGGTGATGGCGTTGTCACGGACGACGCAGTTGGACACGTCGATCTCTGGAGCTCTGGGAACTGGGACACATACACACGTGAGTTGTCATGGAAACCTCAGGTGTGACAACAGGTgaaggacaaaacagaaaaaactctgaatgtgctgtttccatgacaACCAAGCAACCGCCTGGTGATGAAAACCATGTGATGTGGTCAAAAGCTGCAGAATAAGAGAGCTAAGACTGATGAGGCCACCAAAACATCTATggctcctctgaaggagttccagcttcagactgttcttcaccagtcaaagcttcatggagacaaagagaaaggctctgatggaaaaagctccaattaaatctggactagagttcaccagaagacatgtggagactctgaagacacctggaagaaggttctttggtctgaggagaccaggatggagctttatgtccatcagactagatgatatgtttggtGGACactaaacactgaacatcatcacaaacacaccatccccactgagaagcatggtggtggcagcatcatgatgtgaagcacgacGACAGACTCGTACACAGATGATAATAGATTTCAACGtgtgacaacaaaaataagaaaaagaaagaatcaGACTCTGCAGGTGTGATTACTCACCTGGCAGGAAGTGAAGTCGCTGAAGTCCCGCCCTCTCTGCCCTGAAGTCGACAGTAAACTGCGACATGTTGTCCGACACCGCTGGACGAGTCGTCAGCCGGAATGCCGGAGCCATCGTTACCCTGGCAACAGCAAGGGCGGGTCCCAGTGCAGTGAGCGGGGTTAGGAGTTAGTGTTCAGGGGCGGAGCTTAGCATGCAAATCATTTCAAAGCTGCATTTACAGGCTGATTGGTTAGTTTAATGTGTTAATGTTTCAGAAAGGTTGATAAAGAGAcgacaggaaatgacaaaagcaaagtaaaaaaaatcaagtgacagggttaaaacaaat
Encoded proteins:
- the LOC111568816 gene encoding FSD1-like protein isoform X1; the encoded protein is MDTQKEALRRIISTLAHKNDELQNFLETVENTVTGLQEESCKVMSDLEAELEQLRSALEEKGVELHHIIKEEQQRKEAELQKQLSEGKFALLSCEELLEFANQTLTITNEEEFLTAAKQIKERVTMAPAFRLTTRPAVSDNMSQFTVDFRAERAGLQRLHFLPVPRAPEIDVSNCVVRDNAITVAWRPLGEADGNSDGGSGPIERYEVEYRKTNHSSSLRVAGEACWEKICDIRETQVTISGLKFDSPFVVVRVRARNKAAAGEFSEPVAMETRAFTFGFDAVTAHAELKVHGDSVTWEPQGVKGHDPRLRAKDNKSSSRSATPSPNKTAVSRAGRDRFAGESYTVLGDQEMIGGSYYWELRPLADWKSFSVGVAYRASLGRFDQLGKGAGSWCLHASQWLQTSLAAKHNNRAKALDWPLPQRIGIYCDYDNGDLMFVDVDQLRLLHSFKTKFSQPLVPAFTVWCGGIAVATGLQVPSFMGKFASTNQSLSSFTQ
- the LOC111568816 gene encoding FSD1-like protein isoform X2, whose amino-acid sequence is MDTQKEALRRIISTLAHKNDELQNFLETVENTVTGLQEESCKVMSDLEAELEQLRSALEEKGVELHHIIKEEQQRKEAELQKQLSEGKFALLSCEELLEFANQTLTITNEEEFLTAAKQIKERVTMAPAFRLTTRPAVSDNMSQFTVDFRAERAGLQRLHFLPVPRAPEIDVSNCVVRDNAITVAWRPLGEADGNSDGGSGPIERYEVEYRKTNHSSSLRVAGEACWEKICDIRETQVTISGLKFDSPFVVVRVRARNKAAAGEFSEPVAMETRAFTFGFDAVTAHAELKVHGDSVTWEPQGVKGHDPRLRAKDNKSSRSATPSPNKTAVSRAGRDRFAGESYTVLGDQEMIGGSYYWELRPLADWKSFSVGVAYRASLGRFDQLGKGAGSWCLHASQWLQTSLAAKHNNRAKALDWPLPQRIGIYCDYDNGDLMFVDVDQLRLLHSFKTKFSQPLVPAFTVWCGGIAVATGLQVPSFMGKFASTNQSLSSFTQ